One Bacillus sp. FJAT-52991 genomic region harbors:
- the rpmA gene encoding 50S ribosomal protein L27 yields the protein MLRLDLQFFASKKGVGSTKNGRDSISKRLGAKRADGQFVTGGSILYRQRGTKIYPGENVGRGGDDTLFAKVDGIVRFERLGRDKKKVSVYPAAQ from the coding sequence ATGTTAAGATTAGATCTTCAGTTTTTCGCATCTAAAAAAGGTGTAGGTTCTACGAAGAACGGTCGTGACTCAATCTCAAAACGCCTTGGCGCTAAACGTGCGGACGGTCAGTTCGTTACTGGTGGATCCATCCTTTACCGTCAACGCGGTACTAAGATTTATCCAGGTGAAAACGTTGGTCGTGGTGGAGACGATACTTTATTCGCGAAAGTTGACGGTATCGTTCGTTTCGAACGCCTAGGCCGCGACAAGAAGAAAGTAAGCGTATATCCAGCTGCTCAATAA
- a CDS encoding ribosomal-processing cysteine protease Prp: MIRVNISKHPSGKISSFTMEGHAEFAEHGKDLVCAAATAVSFGALNAILSLTEADLQIDQGKEGGFLRCIVPDQLSESEQEKVQLLLEGMLVSLQTIERDYGEYIKIN, translated from the coding sequence ATGATTCGAGTGAACATATCGAAGCATCCTTCCGGAAAGATCTCATCTTTCACGATGGAGGGTCATGCGGAATTTGCCGAACATGGAAAAGATTTAGTTTGTGCGGCGGCAACAGCTGTCTCTTTCGGAGCATTAAACGCCATTCTCTCTTTGACAGAGGCGGATCTCCAAATCGATCAAGGAAAAGAAGGCGGTTTTCTCCGCTGTATCGTTCCGGATCAACTTTCCGAGTCCGAACAGGAGAAAGTACAGTTGCTTCTTGAAGGCATGCTTGTTTCCTTGCAAACGATCGAACGTGATTATGGCGAATACATTAAAATCAACTAG
- the rplU gene encoding 50S ribosomal protein L21 yields the protein MYAIIETGGKQLKVEEGQAIYIEKLDLAEGDSVTFDQVLFVGGDTVKVGSPLVEGATVTAKVEKQGRQKKITVFKFKAKKNYRRKQGHRQPYTKVVIEKINA from the coding sequence ATGTACGCAATTATTGAAACTGGCGGTAAACAACTAAAAGTAGAAGAAGGTCAAGCAATCTACATTGAAAAGTTAGATTTAGCAGAAGGTGATTCTGTTACATTTGATCAAGTATTATTCGTTGGCGGTGACACTGTAAAAGTAGGAAGCCCACTTGTTGAAGGAGCTACTGTTACAGCGAAAGTTGAAAAACAAGGTCGTCAAAAGAAAATTACTGTTTTCAAATTCAAAGCTAAGAAAAACTACCGCAGAAAACAAGGTCATCGTCAACCATACACTAAAGTTGTTATTGAAAAAATCAACGCGTAA
- a CDS encoding Rne/Rng family ribonuclease produces the protein MNTLIVSVKGREKRLAVVQNGRAEQFHIFQPAEQSYVGFLYYGIISKVEKGMNACFVNIGLEQNGYLHRDQIPGHQSRPIGQLVHQGQKIIVQVIKDGTETKGPRLSAIIEWPGEKLVYLPEGGYTALSKKVDHPQKRQRVADWAKSWKREEEGLILRTAAFDATEEALSSEGERLRSEHEQLVKTATMRKGPCVLQEKPLLIEELFARMQSLQTGEIISDCADFLSSLKKDPRYHENDWRGNYHSADEDVFSANGMDNELEKALKRVVWLPSGGFLVIERTEAMTVIDVNTGKFTGKSSQSQTVLLTNKEAAIEVARQLRLRDISGIIIIDFIDMFHDKDRLTIEKLLKQEVKKDPKSVSIREFTSLGLMQMTRKKTKPSILETVTTSCLTCQGTGRVKSAETVAFELERKLFEYARDEQEAILVEVTQEVKEAFVGGQQQFHHQLEDLLHKKIIYRLTDHPKPIGKVIRAGKEAELSDNGPSKKR, from the coding sequence ATGAACACTTTAATTGTTAGTGTGAAAGGAAGAGAAAAAAGACTAGCGGTCGTTCAAAATGGCCGAGCAGAGCAATTTCATATATTTCAGCCGGCAGAACAATCTTATGTCGGCTTTTTATATTACGGTATCATTTCTAAAGTGGAAAAAGGAATGAATGCTTGTTTTGTGAATATCGGTCTTGAGCAAAATGGTTATTTACATCGCGATCAAATACCAGGTCATCAAAGCCGGCCGATCGGACAATTGGTTCATCAAGGACAAAAAATCATTGTGCAAGTGATAAAGGATGGAACGGAAACGAAAGGACCTCGTCTGTCAGCGATCATTGAGTGGCCTGGTGAGAAGCTCGTTTATTTGCCTGAGGGGGGCTATACGGCTCTCTCTAAAAAAGTAGATCACCCACAAAAACGTCAGCGAGTAGCGGATTGGGCTAAAAGTTGGAAGCGGGAGGAAGAGGGGCTTATTTTACGCACAGCCGCCTTTGATGCGACAGAAGAGGCCCTTTCATCTGAAGGGGAGAGGCTAAGAAGCGAACATGAACAGCTTGTCAAAACAGCGACTATGAGAAAAGGTCCTTGTGTGTTACAAGAGAAGCCGCTCTTAATAGAGGAACTATTCGCCCGAATGCAATCGTTGCAAACAGGAGAAATCATTAGTGATTGCGCTGATTTTCTGTCGTCGTTAAAGAAAGATCCTCGCTATCATGAAAACGATTGGCGAGGGAATTATCACTCCGCCGATGAAGATGTATTTTCAGCTAATGGAATGGATAATGAGCTAGAGAAAGCGTTGAAACGGGTGGTTTGGCTGCCAAGCGGAGGGTTTCTTGTCATTGAGCGAACGGAGGCCATGACGGTGATCGATGTGAACACAGGGAAATTCACTGGGAAAAGCAGTCAATCTCAAACCGTTTTGCTGACGAATAAAGAAGCGGCAATCGAAGTGGCACGCCAGCTTCGATTGCGGGATATTAGTGGCATTATTATTATTGATTTTATCGATATGTTTCACGATAAAGATCGTTTAACGATTGAAAAGCTGTTAAAACAAGAAGTGAAAAAAGATCCCAAATCCGTATCTATCCGTGAGTTTACCTCTCTCGGTTTAATGCAAATGACAAGAAAAAAAACGAAGCCATCGATCTTAGAGACGGTCACTACTTCTTGCCTGACTTGTCAAGGAACGGGTCGAGTGAAAAGTGCTGAAACAGTCGCTTTTGAATTAGAACGAAAGCTATTTGAATATGCAAGAGACGAACAAGAAGCAATTCTTGTAGAAGTTACACAAGAGGTGAAGGAAGCCTTTGTCGGAGGACAACAGCAGTTTCACCATCAGCTTGAAGATCTCCTTCATAAGAAAATTATTTATCGCTTAACTGATCATCCAAAGCCTATAGGTAAGGTCATCCGAGCGGGGAAGGAAGCCGAGCTTTCTGACAATGGACCATCAAAAAAACGTTGA
- a CDS encoding M50 family metallopeptidase, producing the protein MNNLLRKVHFHPLMWVMIAFSVVTGHFIDLFMIFLIIAIHELGHAWMALSFQWRIKRVVFLPFGGVAEVDEHGNRPAREELFVILAGPLQHIWLFIAAWLLLKAGWMPESLYRNFWQFNLAVLLFNLLPVYPLDGGKLLMLLVSLRRPFLLTIRLAIIFSAIWLVLLQLLLLLFLPFHFQAWLIIAYLIVALWREWKDKHYTFIRFLLERHYGQKDIAVKLKPLQVSSDTKIASVLEQFRRNTKHIVYVTENGKEIGRLDENEVLYAYFSEKRTGACLKELLPLD; encoded by the coding sequence TTGAATAACTTACTTAGAAAGGTCCACTTTCATCCGCTTATGTGGGTTATGATTGCTTTTTCTGTGGTGACAGGTCATTTTATCGATTTGTTCATGATTTTTTTAATTATTGCCATTCATGAATTGGGACATGCTTGGATGGCGTTATCGTTTCAATGGAGGATCAAGAGGGTGGTATTTCTCCCTTTTGGCGGTGTAGCAGAAGTAGATGAGCATGGAAATCGACCTGCTAGAGAAGAGTTGTTCGTCATCTTAGCGGGCCCTCTGCAGCATATTTGGCTGTTTATCGCGGCTTGGTTGCTGTTGAAAGCAGGGTGGATGCCAGAGAGTCTTTATCGAAATTTTTGGCAATTTAATTTGGCGGTTCTATTGTTTAACTTGCTACCTGTTTATCCTCTCGATGGTGGAAAGCTATTGATGCTTCTTGTTTCTTTACGGCGACCTTTTCTTTTAACGATCCGTCTAGCGATTATCTTTTCTGCTATATGGCTAGTGCTTCTGCAACTGCTACTTTTGCTCTTTTTACCATTTCACTTTCAAGCTTGGTTAATTATTGCTTATTTGATCGTTGCTCTGTGGCGGGAATGGAAGGACAAACATTATACATTTATCCGCTTCTTACTTGAAAGACACTATGGGCAAAAAGATATCGCAGTGAAGTTAAAGCCATTGCAAGTATCCAGTGATACAAAGATTGCTTCCGTTTTAGAACAATTTCGACGTAACACCAAACATATCGTATATGTAACAGAAAATGGGAAAGAAATTGGACGGTTAGATGAAAATGAAGTGTTATATGCTTATTTTTCTGAAAAAAGAACAGGTGCTTGTTTAAAGGAATTGCTTCCTCTTGATTGA
- a CDS encoding M23 family metallopeptidase, with protein MREEEKDLLSIEQDQQDGHPLFRFDRFLFKGLASLIFVLAVAIMFKQSSSPFIEGQAWMKEVMEKEFQFSKAAEWYEKTLGEPLPFTVDGWTQKEKVVKEQTEYAVPVSGKVIEDFQTNGKGLMVEARPNEGVKAIKDGTVLFVGQKDEFGQTVIVQHADNSESWYGHVANPSVQPYEKVKAGSVLAQLSPNEQTFYLAIRKDGMFVDPNSVISFE; from the coding sequence TTGAGGGAAGAGGAGAAAGATTTATTATCGATTGAACAAGACCAGCAAGATGGTCACCCGCTCTTTCGGTTTGACCGTTTCCTATTTAAAGGTTTAGCTTCTCTTATATTTGTTCTAGCTGTCGCCATTATGTTTAAACAATCATCGTCACCATTTATTGAAGGGCAGGCATGGATGAAAGAGGTGATGGAAAAGGAATTTCAATTTTCCAAAGCGGCTGAGTGGTATGAGAAAACATTAGGAGAACCGCTTCCTTTTACCGTTGACGGCTGGACACAAAAGGAGAAAGTAGTCAAAGAACAAACGGAATATGCCGTACCTGTCTCTGGAAAAGTGATCGAAGACTTTCAAACAAATGGGAAGGGACTTATGGTTGAAGCCCGACCGAACGAAGGCGTAAAGGCGATTAAAGATGGGACCGTCCTTTTTGTTGGACAAAAGGATGAGTTCGGTCAAACGGTCATTGTTCAGCATGCTGACAATAGCGAATCATGGTATGGGCATGTGGCGAATCCCTCTGTCCAACCTTATGAGAAAGTGAAGGCGGGAAGTGTGCTAGCACAACTGTCACCAAATGAACAGACGTTTTATCTTGCCATTAGGAAAGATGGAATGTTTGTGGACCCGAATTCGGTGATATCTTTTGAATAA
- the minD gene encoding septum site-determining protein MinD, with translation MGEAIVITSGKGGVGKTTTSANLGTALALQEKKVCLVDTDIGLRNLDVVMGLENRIIYDLVDVVEGRCKIHQALVKDKRFNDLLFLLPAAQTSDKTAVTPEQMKKLIEELKQDFDYILIDCPAGIEQGYKNAVAGADKAIVVTTPEKSSVRDADRVIGLLEKEEGMEPPKLIINRIRSHMMQQGDMLEVDEVATHLSIELIGIVVDDDEVIKSSHNGQPITHNPNNRASIAYRNIARRILGESVPLQRLEEGKEGFFTRFKNFFSVRS, from the coding sequence GTGGGTGAGGCTATAGTTATTACATCTGGTAAAGGCGGAGTGGGAAAAACGACCACTTCGGCTAATTTAGGCACAGCACTTGCTCTGCAAGAAAAGAAGGTTTGTTTAGTAGATACGGATATCGGCCTTCGAAATCTAGATGTTGTTATGGGGCTTGAAAACCGCATCATTTACGATTTGGTTGATGTAGTAGAAGGACGTTGTAAAATTCATCAAGCATTGGTGAAAGACAAGCGTTTTAATGATTTATTATTTTTATTACCAGCAGCTCAAACATCAGATAAAACAGCTGTGACGCCAGAACAGATGAAGAAATTAATAGAGGAATTAAAACAGGATTTTGATTATATTTTAATTGACTGTCCAGCAGGAATTGAACAAGGTTACAAAAATGCCGTAGCGGGAGCAGATAAAGCCATTGTTGTGACGACACCGGAAAAGTCATCTGTTCGTGATGCGGATAGAGTGATTGGTTTGCTCGAAAAAGAAGAAGGAATGGAGCCACCAAAGTTAATTATCAATCGGATTCGTAGCCATATGATGCAGCAAGGCGATATGCTTGAGGTCGATGAAGTAGCGACACATTTATCGATTGAATTAATTGGGATCGTTGTAGATGATGACGAGGTCATTAAGTCGTCACACAATGGTCAACCGATCACGCATAACCCAAACAATCGGGCTTCCATTGCTTATCGCAATATCGCTAGAAGAATTCTTGGTGAATCTGTTCCGCTTCAACGGCTTGAAGAGGGGAAAGAAGGATTTTTCACTCGTTTTAAAAATTTTTTTAGTGTGCGCTCTTAA
- the minC gene encoding septum site-determining protein MinC: MKKKQNVVIKGTKDGLTLHLNDKCAYVELLAELKEKMVTVDDQDQGAIITVTVQLENRYLTEEEIEEITSLILEQKHLVVGEVKSNVMTVEEAIRWKEESEIVSYTGRVRSGQILEVAGDLLLIGDVNPGGTVRAGRNIYIMGALKGMAHAGCYGDDCAVIVAGQMMPTQLRISRYLNRAPDRYEEDESFETECAYIDESNQIVVDRLQVLKHLRPEISTLKGGNHSG, from the coding sequence ATGAAGAAAAAACAAAATGTTGTCATAAAGGGAACAAAAGATGGATTGACGTTGCATTTGAATGATAAATGCGCCTATGTTGAATTATTGGCTGAATTGAAAGAAAAAATGGTGACAGTGGATGATCAAGATCAGGGTGCTATCATTACAGTTACTGTCCAACTAGAGAACCGCTATTTAACGGAAGAAGAAATTGAAGAGATTACTAGTCTAATTTTAGAGCAAAAACATCTTGTAGTTGGAGAGGTAAAATCTAATGTCATGACTGTTGAAGAAGCGATTCGCTGGAAAGAGGAAAGTGAAATTGTTTCATATACAGGAAGAGTTCGCTCCGGGCAAATATTAGAAGTTGCCGGCGATCTATTGTTAATTGGCGATGTAAATCCGGGCGGAACCGTGAGAGCTGGCCGAAATATTTATATTATGGGGGCATTAAAAGGGATGGCCCACGCTGGATGCTATGGGGATGATTGCGCCGTCATTGTTGCTGGTCAAATGATGCCTACACAGCTTAGAATTAGCCGCTATTTAAATCGTGCACCCGACCGCTATGAAGAGGATGAAAGCTTCGAAACGGAATGCGCCTACATAGATGAATCTAATCAAATTGTTGTTGACCGCTTGCAGGTGTTAAAGCATCTGAGACCGGAGATTTCTACGTTAAAAGGGGGAAACCATAGTGGGTGA
- the mreD gene encoding rod shape-determining protein MreD: MKRFLLPLLITVLFYSDSVLVSWIPDRSFEGDYILVPHLFVIGLLLMSIYFDRNTAIKYGFLFGFLFDIFYTGILGAYMFFLPLLVYITSKMVKVLQNHLFIVAFIVLFNIFLLELIMFQLNIFVSRTDMEMSQFFSIRLWPTLILNVILYLFAAVPLKNAFEKLRRIYFD; the protein is encoded by the coding sequence GTGAAACGGTTTCTCCTCCCTCTATTAATAACAGTTCTTTTTTATAGCGATAGTGTCTTGGTGTCCTGGATTCCTGATCGTTCTTTTGAAGGTGACTATATTTTAGTCCCTCATTTATTTGTGATCGGGTTATTGTTAATGTCCATTTACTTTGACCGAAATACGGCCATCAAATATGGTTTCCTTTTTGGTTTTCTGTTTGATATTTTTTATACGGGTATTTTAGGGGCTTATATGTTCTTTTTGCCGCTCCTTGTTTATATTACGTCGAAAATGGTAAAAGTTTTACAAAATCATTTATTCATTGTTGCTTTTATCGTTCTTTTTAATATATTTCTGTTAGAATTAATTATGTTCCAATTAAATATATTTGTGAGCCGAACAGACATGGAGATGTCACAATTCTTCTCTATTCGATTATGGCCAACTTTAATTTTAAATGTAATACTTTATCTGTTTGCTGCTGTTCCGCTGAAAAATGCCTTTGAGAAGCTTCGTCGCATCTATTTTGATTAA
- the mreC gene encoding rod shape-determining protein MreC, translating to MPQFFTNKRLIILLGSIIVLVALIGFSLRDRENISWPEQFVKDIVGLGQAVVSKPANAVAGFFNDIENLRNTYEENEKLKAHLDEVAQLESDVARLEQDNKELRKIIDKKESLADYEPVQATVIAQNPERWFDVITIDKGSASGIQPNMAVITAEGLVGKVKDTSKFTSTVQLLSAHDPRNRVSAVIQGDKNIYGVIEGYDKEKGMLRMTKIPYDSKVKKGMAVTTSGKGGVFPKGLVIGKVKKLVPDEFGLTQTALIEPAAKFHDLEHVMVAKRGMTTVLPEKQERQQVVVEEGNL from the coding sequence ATGCCACAATTTTTTACAAACAAGCGTTTGATTATCCTTCTTGGCAGTATCATCGTTCTTGTCGCATTGATCGGTTTTTCTCTTCGTGATCGCGAGAATATCTCTTGGCCTGAACAATTTGTAAAAGACATTGTTGGTTTAGGACAAGCCGTTGTTTCTAAACCTGCCAATGCTGTTGCAGGGTTTTTTAATGATATTGAGAATTTACGAAATACGTATGAAGAAAATGAAAAACTAAAGGCGCATTTAGATGAGGTAGCTCAGCTTGAAAGCGATGTCGCTCGATTAGAACAAGATAATAAAGAACTTCGAAAAATCATTGATAAAAAAGAAAGTTTAGCAGATTATGAGCCTGTTCAAGCAACCGTTATTGCACAGAACCCAGAGCGTTGGTTCGATGTGATTACGATTGATAAAGGATCTGCTAGCGGTATTCAACCAAATATGGCTGTTATAACAGCAGAGGGACTAGTTGGCAAGGTCAAAGATACGTCCAAATTCACTTCCACTGTCCAACTCCTTAGTGCTCACGATCCAAGAAACCGAGTATCTGCTGTCATTCAAGGAGACAAAAATATTTACGGTGTGATTGAAGGGTATGATAAAGAAAAAGGCATGCTGCGGATGACAAAAATTCCTTATGACTCTAAAGTAAAGAAAGGAATGGCTGTCACAACCTCAGGAAAAGGCGGTGTGTTTCCGAAGGGGCTTGTTATCGGTAAAGTGAAAAAATTGGTACCAGACGAATTCGGTTTAACACAAACAGCATTAATTGAGCCAGCTGCTAAGTTTCATGACTTAGAGCACGTTATGGTAGCTAAACGAGGAATGACAACGGTGCTGCCAGAAAAGCAAGAGCGTCAGCAAGTCGTTGTTGAGGAGGGAAATCTGTGA
- a CDS encoding rod shape-determining protein, giving the protein MFGIGNRDLGIDLGTANTLVYAKGKGVVVREPSVVALQTDTKQIVAVGNDAKKMIGRTPGNVVATRPMKDGVIADYETTATMIKYYIRQATKGGKGMFASKPYVMVCVPSGITAVEERAVIDATRQAGARDAYTIEEPFAAAIGANLPVWEPTGSMVVDIGGGTTEVAIISLGGIVTSESLRIAGDEMDDAIVAYIRKQYNLLIGDRTSETIKMEIGSAGDFEEIPSMEIRGRDLLTGLPKTIEITGQEIADALKDTVYAIVDTVKSTLEKTPPELAADIMDRGIVLTGGGALLRNLDKVISQETNMPVLIAENPLDCVAVGTGLALDHIHLFKNKSK; this is encoded by the coding sequence ATGTTTGGAATTGGAAATCGAGATCTTGGAATAGACCTTGGAACAGCTAATACGCTTGTCTATGCCAAAGGAAAAGGTGTAGTTGTGCGCGAACCTTCAGTGGTGGCGCTTCAAACAGATACAAAACAAATTGTTGCGGTTGGTAATGATGCGAAGAAAATGATTGGTCGTACACCTGGAAATGTGGTAGCTACACGTCCAATGAAAGATGGTGTGATTGCCGATTATGAAACGACAGCTACCATGATCAAATATTATATTCGACAAGCAACTAAAGGCGGAAAGGGAATGTTCGCTAGCAAGCCTTATGTGATGGTATGTGTCCCTTCAGGCATTACAGCCGTAGAGGAACGTGCGGTAATTGATGCGACTCGTCAAGCAGGCGCGCGTGATGCTTATACAATTGAAGAACCTTTCGCGGCAGCTATTGGGGCCAATTTACCTGTTTGGGAGCCTACAGGTAGTATGGTTGTTGATATTGGTGGGGGAACGACAGAAGTTGCCATTATTTCCTTAGGTGGTATTGTGACAAGCGAGTCATTGCGTATTGCGGGTGATGAAATGGATGATGCCATTGTTGCCTATATTCGTAAGCAATATAATTTATTAATTGGGGACCGCACGTCTGAAACGATCAAAATGGAGATTGGTTCTGCAGGTGATTTTGAAGAAATCCCAAGCATGGAAATTCGCGGACGTGATTTATTAACTGGCCTTCCAAAAACAATTGAAATCACTGGACAAGAGATCGCTGATGCCTTAAAAGATACAGTTTATGCCATTGTCGATACAGTGAAAAGTACATTAGAAAAAACGCCACCAGAACTTGCGGCAGATATTATGGATCGCGGTATTGTGTTGACTGGAGGCGGTGCTTTGCTTCGTAATTTAGATAAAGTGATCAGTCAAGAAACGAATATGCCGGTACTTATTGCAGAAAATCCGCTTGACTGTGTCGCTGTTGGTACAGGCCTAGCACTAGATCATATCCATTTATTTAAAAATAAAAGCAAATAA
- the radC gene encoding RadC family protein gives MSNDMFMIKDVPLEDRPRERMIINGPKSLSNHELLAIILRTGTKQESVLQLSNRVLQTFEGLRMLKNASLEEITSIKGIGQAKAVQIMSALELGRRISHLKFEDRYVIRSPEDGANYVMEEMRFLSQEHFVCLYLNTKNQVLHKQTLFIGSLNASIVHPREVFKEAFRRSAASVICIHNHPSGDPAPSREDVEVTKRLVECGKLLGVEVLDHLIIGDKKYVSLKEKGYL, from the coding sequence ATGTCAAACGATATGTTTATGATCAAAGATGTACCTTTAGAAGACCGCCCGAGAGAACGAATGATTATCAACGGTCCAAAAAGCCTTTCCAACCATGAGCTGCTCGCGATTATTTTACGAACAGGAACGAAACAGGAATCTGTTCTGCAATTATCTAATCGAGTGCTGCAAACATTTGAAGGATTGCGAATGTTAAAGAATGCCTCACTTGAAGAAATTACATCGATTAAAGGAATCGGCCAAGCAAAGGCTGTACAGATTATGTCGGCGCTTGAACTTGGCCGTCGCATTAGTCACTTGAAATTTGAAGATCGTTATGTCATTCGTTCTCCTGAGGATGGGGCTAATTATGTGATGGAAGAAATGCGCTTTTTATCACAAGAGCATTTCGTTTGCCTGTACCTCAACACGAAAAATCAAGTCCTTCATAAACAAACATTGTTCATTGGAAGCCTCAATGCTTCGATCGTGCATCCGCGCGAAGTATTTAAAGAAGCGTTTCGCCGTTCCGCTGCTTCCGTTATCTGCATTCATAACCATCCGTCCGGCGACCCTGCACCAAGTAGGGAAGATGTGGAAGTGACGAAGCGGTTAGTTGAATGCGGAAAATTACTTGGGGTGGAAGTATTAGACCATTTAATCATTGGTGATAAAAAATACGTAAGCTTAAAGGAAAAAGGCTATTTATAA
- a CDS encoding Maf family protein has product MSNIILASSSPRRKELLQQIGLPFTVIVSDVDETISHPMSSEETVMQLASRKACAVAKHHEKDVVIGADTIVVLDGEILGKPKDRSDAKRMLSKLSGREHSVYTGVAIVKEKKQHAFYEKTNVTFWELSDEEVDTYLNSGEPFDKAGAYGIQGRGAVFVKKIDGDYFSVVGLPVASLYRQLQRLDLQGSTLSSPSQT; this is encoded by the coding sequence TTGTCGAATATTATTTTAGCTTCTAGTTCTCCCCGCAGAAAAGAACTTCTCCAACAAATCGGTCTACCCTTTACTGTCATTGTCAGTGACGTAGATGAAACGATCTCCCACCCAATGTCCTCTGAAGAAACCGTCATGCAATTAGCCTCCCGTAAAGCTTGCGCTGTAGCGAAGCACCATGAAAAAGATGTTGTTATAGGCGCGGATACAATCGTTGTTCTCGATGGAGAAATATTAGGTAAACCTAAAGACCGAAGTGATGCGAAGAGGATGTTAAGTAAGCTTTCTGGTCGAGAGCACTCCGTTTATACCGGAGTTGCCATCGTAAAAGAAAAGAAACAGCACGCCTTTTATGAAAAAACAAACGTCACATTTTGGGAGCTGTCAGATGAGGAAGTGGACACTTATCTTAACAGTGGTGAACCGTTTGATAAGGCGGGAGCATACGGCATTCAAGGGAGAGGCGCCGTATTTGTGAAAAAAATTGACGGTGACTACTTCTCTGTTGTCGGTTTGCCAGTGGCTTCTTTGTATAGACAACTTCAACGGCTTGACCTACAAGGGTCTACCCTTTCCTCTCCTTCTCAAACGTGA
- a CDS encoding A24 family peptidase, with product MISFLVFLYGLVFGSFFNVVGCRVPIQRSFTFSRSACSCCHHQLTAIELIPILSYVKQKGRCMNCRTRISPIYIVVELITASLFTYAYIQFGIGLEWLLSITLISLLIIITISDVLYMVIPDKVLLFFSGLFVIERYLFPLEPWWDSFLGAAVGFCLLFLIAVITKGGMGGGDIKLFAVIGFVFGTEGVLLTFMLSTCLGAIGGLIGLCFGVIKRQQPFPFGPFIAASALIVLFSEDRILNWYQSLVT from the coding sequence TTGATTAGTTTTTTAGTCTTTCTCTACGGTTTAGTTTTCGGCTCTTTTTTTAATGTGGTTGGTTGTAGGGTTCCTATTCAAAGGTCCTTCACGTTTTCAAGAAGCGCTTGTTCTTGTTGTCACCATCAATTGACAGCTATTGAGTTAATCCCCATTTTATCTTATGTGAAACAAAAAGGGCGATGCATGAATTGTCGGACGCGCATTTCACCTATTTATATTGTAGTGGAACTTATCACTGCTAGTTTATTTACCTATGCATATATTCAGTTTGGTATCGGGTTGGAATGGCTGCTGTCGATTACTTTGATTTCCCTTCTTATCATTATTACGATTTCTGATGTGCTTTATATGGTCATTCCTGATAAAGTGTTATTGTTTTTCAGTGGGCTATTTGTGATTGAACGATATTTATTTCCTTTGGAGCCGTGGTGGGACTCGTTTCTTGGTGCGGCTGTAGGCTTTTGTCTTCTATTTCTAATCGCGGTCATCACTAAAGGTGGGATGGGCGGAGGAGATATTAAGCTATTTGCTGTTATAGGGTTTGTTTTTGGAACAGAAGGCGTGTTGCTAACTTTCATGCTGTCTACTTGTTTAGGGGCGATCGGCGGATTGATCGGTTTATGCTTCGGAGTCATCAAACGTCAACAGCCATTTCCATTCGGTCCATTCATAGCGGCCTCGGCACTCATTGTTCTGTTTTCAGAAGATCGAATTCTGAATTGGTATCAATCGCTTGTCACTTAA